Proteins found in one Merismopedia glauca CCAP 1448/3 genomic segment:
- a CDS encoding GGDEF domain-containing protein has protein sequence MTDKLQLLGRIDSLTGIYNRLFWEEQLPLELKRSQDSKKPVSIVLIEIDDSLHTWEAQGDDLFLRQVSQTWKQHLRRIDWLVRYQGREFGLILPGCETENAVKLTERLRTAFSEHQSQTFSAGVATWNTQENCEKLVQRAHQALYQAKQTGKNQTVIAF, from the coding sequence ATGACTGATAAACTCCAGCTTTTAGGACGAATTGATAGTTTAACCGGAATCTATAATCGACTATTTTGGGAAGAGCAATTACCATTAGAGCTAAAGCGATCGCAAGATAGTAAAAAGCCAGTTTCTATAGTCTTGATTGAGATTGACGACTCGCTTCACACTTGGGAAGCTCAAGGTGACGATCTTTTCCTGCGTCAAGTGAGTCAAACCTGGAAGCAACATTTGCGTAGGATAGACTGGCTAGTTCGTTATCAAGGACGAGAATTTGGTCTAATTCTACCTGGGTGTGAGACGGAAAATGCAGTCAAACTAACTGAGCGTTTACGTACTGCTTTTTCCGAACACCAAAGCCAAACCTTTTCGGCGGGAGTAGCAACGTGGAACACTCAAGAAAACTGTGAAAAATTAGTCCAACGCGCTCATCAAGCTTTATATCAAGCTAAACAAACTGGTAAAAATCAAACTGTAATCGCTTTTTAA
- the purM gene encoding phosphoribosylformylglycinamidine cyclo-ligase, whose amino-acid sequence MDYKDAGVDVEAGRAFVEQIRNLVKSTTRSEVLGKLGAFSGFFELPSGYQQPVLVSGTDGVGTKLKIAQAVNSHETVGIDLVGMCVNDVLTSGAEPLFFLDYLATGKLDGAQLTEVVAGIATGCRQAGCSLVGGETAEMPGFYQPGEYDLAGFCVGIVEKSRILDGSRVEVGDIAIGLASTGVHSNGLSLVRKIVSDRQLSWSDRPDTFTGKTLGEVFLTPTQIYVKPVLEALRVQHLPIHSMAHITGGGLPENLPRCLGTGQSVKIDPTSWQIPPVFDWLAQMGEVSPDAMFNTFNMGIGFVVLVPPDGVAATLEWFASQGLGAWAIGEVVPGNGELLGIG is encoded by the coding sequence ATGGATTATAAAGACGCAGGTGTAGACGTTGAAGCTGGTAGAGCTTTTGTAGAACAAATTCGTAACTTAGTTAAAAGTACAACTCGGAGCGAAGTTTTAGGGAAATTAGGAGCCTTTAGCGGTTTTTTTGAGTTACCTAGTGGCTATCAACAGCCAGTATTAGTTTCCGGTACAGATGGAGTTGGAACCAAGCTGAAAATCGCTCAAGCTGTTAACTCTCATGAGACTGTAGGCATAGATTTGGTGGGAATGTGTGTCAATGACGTTCTCACCTCTGGCGCAGAACCGTTGTTTTTCTTAGATTACTTAGCTACAGGAAAGCTAGATGGCGCACAACTAACAGAAGTAGTCGCGGGAATTGCCACTGGTTGTCGTCAAGCAGGGTGCTCTTTGGTAGGGGGAGAAACGGCGGAAATGCCTGGATTTTATCAGCCAGGAGAGTACGATCTGGCTGGTTTTTGCGTCGGTATTGTCGAAAAAAGCCGTATTCTGGATGGAAGCAGAGTAGAAGTCGGTGATATCGCCATTGGTTTAGCCAGTACGGGAGTACATAGCAACGGTTTGAGCCTAGTCAGGAAAATTGTAAGCGATCGCCAATTAAGTTGGAGCGATCGCCCCGATACATTCACCGGTAAAACCCTGGGTGAAGTCTTCCTCACTCCCACCCAAATCTACGTCAAACCAGTTCTAGAAGCCTTACGAGTCCAACATCTACCCATTCACAGTATGGCTCACATCACAGGTGGTGGCTTACCCGAAAATCTACCCCGTTGCTTGGGTACGGGTCAATCTGTCAAAATAGACCCCACAAGCTGGCAAATCCCCCCCGTGTTCGATTGGTTAGCCCAGATGGGAGAAGTTAGCCCTGATGCCATGTTTAACACGTTTAACATGGGAATTGGCTTCGTGGTGTTAGTTCCCCCAGATGGAGTTGCAGCCACCTTAGAATGGTTTGCGTCTCAAGGTTTGGGTGCTTGGGCGATCGGTGAGGTTGTCCCTGGGAATGGGGAATTGTTGGGGATTGGGTAA
- a CDS encoding DUF6887 family protein, producing the protein MSDRELRQHFLQHRDDKIALRAYLDRLSDRPHKVITTVDDPDFDAKIQAAVWRQMQAADNNDEAEV; encoded by the coding sequence ATGTCAGATCGGGAGTTAAGACAACATTTTCTTCAACATCGCGACGATAAGATAGCTCTTAGAGCTTATCTGGATAGACTCAGTGACCGTCCACACAAGGTTATTACTACCGTAGACGATCCTGACTTTGATGCCAAGATCCAAGCAGCCGTTTGGCGACAAATGCAAGCAGCAGATAATAACGATGAGGCAGAGGTCTAA
- the opcA gene encoding glucose-6-phosphate dehydrogenase assembly protein OpcA, producing the protein MSTQSLPLLSVQAPKDVSISAIEAELDGIWRSYNSGDENGEIPIASRASTFTLIIYEPEETQYLLAVLKFYSGPIDGIAGPATESALKVAQKAYGLTVTGKADPETLAKLREAVAKKEQAGAEIPVDQPIQSETKLRVADAIAAANPCRIIALVPTSGEDEGVTAQVSAYCPINKRNQNRLICCEYITLTGTVAALERIAGVVEALTIGELPKFLWWKAAPDANNLLFKRLSNVCSSVIIDSSFFGEPETDLIHAQALVSQGLPIADLNWSRLGAWQELTAEAFDPPERRDAIMEVDRVTIDYEKGNPAQALLFLGWLASRLQWRPISIERELGETKADYDITRVKFFMAEQQRSIEAELAGAPTADVGEVAGDLVGLRLSSTNLQADCCTVLCSETTGCMRMEAGGGAQACRIQQVTPLTDQKAEFLLSQQLRQSGSDVLYQESLVVTAQILQLPV; encoded by the coding sequence ATGAGTACACAATCTCTACCTCTTCTATCTGTCCAAGCGCCTAAAGATGTTTCAATTAGCGCCATAGAAGCTGAATTAGATGGAATTTGGCGCAGTTATAACTCTGGTGACGAAAATGGAGAGATTCCCATTGCTAGTCGGGCAAGTACCTTTACTTTAATTATTTACGAACCAGAAGAAACCCAGTACTTACTAGCGGTATTGAAGTTCTATTCTGGACCAATTGATGGCATTGCTGGACCAGCTACAGAATCGGCTCTGAAAGTAGCTCAAAAAGCTTATGGATTAACCGTTACGGGGAAAGCTGACCCAGAAACTCTAGCAAAATTACGAGAGGCAGTTGCCAAAAAAGAGCAAGCTGGAGCGGAAATTCCCGTCGATCAACCGATCCAATCGGAAACTAAGCTCAGAGTGGCAGATGCTATAGCTGCGGCTAACCCTTGTCGGATCATTGCTTTAGTGCCTACATCTGGTGAAGATGAAGGGGTAACGGCTCAAGTTTCTGCCTATTGTCCCATTAATAAGCGCAACCAAAATCGGCTGATTTGTTGCGAATATATTACTCTAACGGGTACAGTCGCGGCTTTAGAGAGAATTGCTGGGGTAGTTGAAGCGTTGACAATTGGAGAATTGCCTAAGTTTTTGTGGTGGAAAGCCGCCCCTGATGCTAACAATCTGTTATTTAAACGCCTGTCTAATGTCTGTTCTTCGGTGATTATTGACTCCAGCTTCTTTGGCGAACCAGAAACAGATTTAATCCACGCTCAAGCTTTAGTCTCTCAAGGACTCCCTATCGCTGACTTAAATTGGAGCCGTTTGGGTGCATGGCAAGAATTAACCGCAGAAGCTTTCGACCCCCCAGAACGTCGCGATGCGATTATGGAAGTAGATCGGGTGACGATTGACTATGAAAAAGGTAATCCTGCCCAAGCTTTGCTATTTTTAGGCTGGTTGGCTAGCCGTTTGCAATGGCGACCAATATCTATTGAACGCGAACTGGGAGAAACTAAAGCCGATTATGACATCACCCGCGTCAAATTTTTCATGGCAGAGCAGCAGCGCAGTATCGAGGCTGAGCTAGCTGGCGCTCCAACGGCGGATGTAGGGGAAGTTGCTGGAGATTTGGTGGGTTTACGCCTCAGTTCGACTAATCTTCAGGCAGATTGCTGTACTGTGCTGTGTTCTGAAACTACTGGCTGTATGCGGATGGAAGCTGGTGGGGGGGCGCAAGCTTGTCGAATTCAGCAAGTAACGCCTTTAACTGACCAAAAAGCTGAATTTCTGTTGAGCCAGCAACTGCGTCAATCTGGCTCTGATGTACTGTATCAAGAGAGCTTGGTGGTAACTGCTCAAATATTGCAATTACCTGTTTAG